In the Theobroma cacao cultivar B97-61/B2 chromosome 1, Criollo_cocoa_genome_V2, whole genome shotgun sequence genome, one interval contains:
- the LOC18612854 gene encoding uncharacterized protein LOC18612854, with protein MSSFDSFVLLLVLALATVHPYLVAADQVGLPPEFTSWHVYVVNGLSNNRTLFLHCKSKDDDLGIQNLSPGTSFTWSFRQNLFGRTLFWCYMSKDGNAHAAFKVFWQDALLFHKCLWKNCIWTAKDDGIYIKDLARDSDEYRGQWQPGLLQD; from the coding sequence ATGAGCTCTTTCGATAGCTTCGTTCTTCTACTTGTTTTGGCATTAGCCACAGTTCACCCATATTTGGTTGCAGCTGATCAGGTGGGCTTGCCTCCGGAATTCACAAGTTGGCATGTCTACGTTGTTAACGGATTGAGCAATAACAGGACATTGTTCCTCCATTGCAAGTCTAAAGACGATGATCTAGGCATCCAGAATCTCTCTCCCGGTACAAGTTTCACTTGGAGTTTTCGACAAAATTTATTTGGGAGAACGCTTTTCTGGTGCTACATGAGCAAGGACGGCAATGCCCACGCCGCGTTCAAGGTGTTCTGGCAGGATGCGCTTCTCTTTCACAAGTGTTTATGGAAGAATTGCATTTGGACTGCTAAGGATGATGGCATATACATAAAAGATCTTGCCAGAGATTCTGATGAGTATCGTGGGCAATGGCAACCAGGATTACTCCAAGATTGA
- the LOC18612855 gene encoding uncharacterized protein LOC18612855, giving the protein MSCVCRTMFFLLVLAIIAISSSTPSPSEPGEGHTDGFEMYKTWHIHAVNGMSHEKILFLHCKSGDNDLGIHNLTAGTEFNWKFKPQILGKTLFWCYMAWGNVHASFKVFWDDNDLFYRCNWKNCIWTAKDDGVYLKNIPENYDEFRHKWEPGRLDANSTM; this is encoded by the coding sequence ATGAGCTGTGTCTGTAGAACTatgtttttcttgcttgttttggCAATAATAGCCATAAGTTCTTCAACTCCAAGTCCTTCTGAACCCGGTGAAGGGCATACAGACGGCTTCGAGATGTACAAGACATGGCATATTCATGCTGTCAATGGGATGAGCCACGAGAAGATATTGTTTCTGCATTGCAAGTCTGGTGACAATGATTTGGGCATCCATAATCTCACGGCAGGCACTGAATTCAATTGGAAATTCAAGCCACAGATACTCGGAAAAACGCTTTTCTGGTGTTACATGGCCTGGGGCAATGTCCATGCTTCTTTCAAAGTGTTTTGGGACGATAATGATCTTTTCTATAGATGCAATTGGAAAAATTGCATTTGGACTGCTAAGGATGATGGGGTTTACTTGAAAAACATTCCTGAAAACTACGATGAATTTCGTCACAAATGGGAACCAGGAAGATTGGACGCAAATTCGACTATGTGA